TGAGACCAAATGCTACCAGAGATAAATAAATATCCCTTGGTTATTGGGGTGCTGTCATGCACAGCAATCCATGGCACAGTTCATAACTACTCATCTTAGGGCTGGAGGTGGAGACAGTGCAAGTGTTCCAACGTTACATGATTGCAACCAATCTGTCACTGggatttcagcagcattttgcCAAACGTTGTCCCAAAAATCACATGTAGAGGGGAGGGAATAGTTTCCTGCAAAGTCTCTTGCAGCTGGAATGGCTCTGTGACTGTGATGGCTTCAACATGGTTTTTTGCATAGATATTTGGAGTGGGGAAAGAAAAGTCCAGAGGTTCTGGTTTGTTCCTCCCAGCAGTGATTGTACAAatttctgtggtgctgctgctctcaaaGCAGAGCTTGAGGGGTTGGGTGCAGCAGAActaagggaaggaggagaaacccaacccaaccagGGACAGTTTTGTCAGGTCACTGGTAGGCAGAAAGATACCTTTAATATTATTACTGCGAAGGATGTGGCAGATCCCCAGTTTTCATCCCAGTTCCATCATAGATCTTGAAAGTGACTGAACAGCAGGCTTTGTGGGAATTAGTTGCCTTCCATCTCTATGGATACAATTCCAGTTCTGCATGGCAAAGGGAAAAACCCCTTAGCAGCAGTTCTGCCAAACTCTGCTATTCCAGGCAAAGCACTGGAGGCAGCTTCCTTGCCATGGAAATGAACTACCTGAAGAAGCCTGTCCTACTTGGTGGCATCAAAGCTATGGTTCAGGTGATCAATGGGGGGTGCCATGTGCCCTGGACTGCAGGATACAGGCCAGCCCTGGGAGGATGGGGCCATGAAATGGGAACTGAAATGcttgccctgctgcagcacacccATGTATTCCTGCCCCTGGAGGAGGGTATTGGTGCTCCTGGATGCCACTGGACACAACAATCTGGTCATAGGCTCAGCACTATCCAGAGGATCTAGACTGGACCAGCATCTTTAGCTGTTTGATGGGATATTGGAAAGGAGATTAGAACTTGTGTACAACTTGAGTGCCACTTGCTTCTCAcatctttattttcctatttaagTAGAAGCTCTGCAAACTTTCCTGCCCCCAGCTTTTATAAAGCACATCTTTTTGGTGAAGTGCCAGTGCCTGTGATTCCCTGCAACCAACCCCATAAAATATCAGTTTTCTTCTGGCAAGAGCACTAAAACCACCCAGAACTtccagggacacagcagagtCTCCTTCCTACCCCTACCCCAGGCGCCTGGAGCAACCCTGGCTCATCCTGACCTGCCATGAAGTTTCATGAAATACTGTAGGACTGCTAGATTAGGACAGGGGATCAGATAAACTTCCTTGCTTTGCTCAGTTAAACTCTGGTTAGGAGGTTTGCAGTGACCCAAAACACCACTGCTTATCAACACTAGTTTTGCCAGCATTGTTTCCTCATGTGTGTTGCCTAGATCTGTCCAGCACTGAGCCTCAGCAAGGAACAGCCATCCTTGGAACCACAGAGTACTCAGTAAGACTATGTGTGGGTTAAGCTTGACTGACAGCTACCCAGTGGTGATGGAAACAAATGCTTTCCCTTCAGTGCCTTCAATTCATGCCTTCCACAAGGGTATTTCAAATTCAGGTGTTGGGTGGGGTGTGTTCTTACGTTTAAGTAACACCGTGTTATTTCCTTTACTAAGACTGTGTAGTGGTTGTTGATGCTCAGCTCCCCctcaaataaatgctttgtgAGGGTGGGAAAGAGGGGGCTTTCTCCCAGAAGCTCCTGGAAGACTTTCTGTTCTAGACACAAATGCCACAGCTTGGTATTGTTGTTGGCACTTCCTACTTTGCCATACTGGTTTAGGACTTGCTCTGAAATGCTTGTTATGTGGTGTACACTGGCCGAGGGCAGGCTCACACCACCTAACTTTTTTATGTAGAGCACTGACCTACATCTTAGCCTGCTCTCATCTGCCTCAAACAGAGAGGCAAGACAAGGCTCACACTGCAAGTCCAAGGCCAGCTGCTCGGCCACCCAGCCAGCTGTGCAGGTGAGGCTCTGTGCGTACAGTGACAGATCTGTCAGTGCATtgctcagggcagagctgggcaaaaGCAGGCCTGCACTGTAGGGGTACTCTGGGGCCAGAGGcctcccaggagctgggtgatACTGGGCACGAATGCTGCCCAGAGTCAGAGCTCTCCTCTGAGACAGGGATACATCCCAGGGGCTGGCATTGCCGCTGCTGGGTGGTGAGCCAGGGGCCAGGCTGTAGCTGGCCAGCAGTTTGTGGTAAGCAGCCTGGAACACAGCACAGGTggggctgccactgctgccacagGCTTGCTGGAGGGCCCTGAGAAACTGCTCCAGAGGGTCCAGGCTGAAGGCATGTGTGTGGAGGTGCTGGGAAGGAGTGCCTTTTAGACATGTGTGGTTGGAGCAAAGCCACTTGAGGCTTTCAGCATTGAGCAACAAGCTCAGAAATCCCAGTTTGCGTTTGCTCTTAATAATGGATCTCCCCACAGAGTCTGTTAAGTTgacaaagcagctcctggcctcATCGAAAAGGTTGCTTATTTTGGTGTAATTCCCAGCTAGCAAAGGCTCCTTTCCATAGGGACCTCTGCCATAAAATACATCACACAGAGAGCTCATCAGACGCACAAACTTGGCAGtcccactgcagctctgaaaCGAGGCAAGGCCCAGCTTCTGGAGGtgctccagtgcctcagcaACACCCTTGCTGAACAGCAGGGAGGCAAGGTTGACCTTCAGGTGGTAACTTCCTTtactcccagccctgcctgactCAGCACTGCACGGCTCCAACACCTTCTGCTCACCCAAAGCTGCCAGCTCCACCACATGCTGCCACCACATGGTGTCACCGAGCCACTCGACCTTCTGGAAGCACTGCAGAGCATTCCTTATCAGCAGGAGGGCATGAGGAACATCAAAGAAGTACACGATGCTGTGAGCAGAACCAGGTGGATGCTGGAAAGTGCACCGAATCCTTTTGGGATCTATCCTGATGCCCAAAGCTCTGGCAGTCTCAGCACCACGAGCAGAGGCCCCTGATGTCACAGCCAGAACCACGACCCCAACGCTGTTCAGCTTATGGATGGCCTGACGGAGGAGCTGAGCAAGGAAGGGGCCAGATGTGCTGTTCACCAAGAAATAGCCCAGGGGAGCTGTCCAAGGGCTGGAGATGCCGACTGCCATGAGGACTATCGCTTCTGATGCCAGTGGAGCTTCATCAGCATCAAGGATGCCTGCTCCCAAGTCAGCAAAGCCCGACAGCTTCTTGCTCCATGGGTCCcactcctgctgcttctgcagggaCACGTCCTGTACCAGCACGGCGCAGCAGCGGCAGGCCTGGTCCCCTCTCTCCACCTTTTCCTGAAGCCGGAGAAAAATGTCACTGCTGAAGCCCGCAGCAGCCTCATTACTAGACAGccagctggaaaaaaaggaggatgtGATTAGGAGATGTGGTTCTGGAAAAGTTGAAGCAACAGGCAGCTCTTTTTAGCACTGAGGACATGGTGAGCTATGCCccaagctgcagagcaggctgaCAAATgcagggcaaagaaagcagccCTGCTTGCCTTCATGCATAGTCCGAGTTTCTTTCCTCTCACCCCAGTGGTGGGAAGCCAAGGAAAGCACTGACCATGCAGGGAAGTAACAAAGCAGCTTCAGGACAGATCTGTTACACCTATTTCTACACGAGTACCGGAAATACATTCTGAATGAATGAATAGCGAAAAACTTGCTTTGTCAGGCTGTAAGGATGAGGGAGAGGAAGAATATTCCGTAGGTAATCATAGGCCTTAATGTGGTAGAGATGGAGAAGACAGGCAAATTGCCTCATTTCTGGTGAGTAGTCTGCCATCTGCCTCCAGCTGTGCAACTCTCGAGGCAAATCTGCTTAAGAAATCACAAAAGGGCAACTTtagtgaaagaaataaatggcTGGAAACAGAGGGATGCATGACACAAATGCACTGCAGAATACAAGGCAACAGCATGGCCTCTGGAACAACTCGGTCCTGAAGTCCGGCATGAAGTGCAGGGCTCAGGCACGGTACCACTGTGCCCCGCCTCCTCCTTGGCACGGGATAACCAAAGACGCGAACTGGGGGCGAGGGAGCGCACTCTGCCTCAGCGAGCGTCCCGGCAATACCTGAAAACTGCGCCTGCAGCAAACTCACGATTTCCTCAGAAAGCTGCCGCTTTTCCGCCAGCTCCCTGAGGATGCTCGGCACGCTCCTGCgccggggcgcggggccgcATCTCCCGGCGGCCGCCggcggctgctgctggtgccgcGGGgcgcccggcggcggcggctcggcGGCgcgctgtccctgcaggctgtagTTGTGGTCCCCGGCGGGCGGGCTGGGCAGCGGCTGCTTCAGCGCCCGCCCGGGGGTCCCGCTCCTCCTGCGGCCGGCGCCCGGCGGCTCCTGGCGGGGGAAAGAGAGGGGAGGTCACGGCACACGGCGGAACCTCCCGGGCGGGAGCGGGGAGCGCGCCCGGTACCCGCCCGCACCGAGGGGAGGAAGCGGGAGGGCACGGCCCCGCGCCGCAGCTTCCGCCGCAGCCCGTAGCGCTCGAAGTCCCCTTCGGCGAAGTGTCGGGAGCAGAGGATGGCGCCGGGGCCGGGTCGCCACGCCCGGCGGCTGCGCGGGTCCACGCGGTTCACGGCGCGGATCCACTCGCGGCGCTGCGCGGCGTCCACCGGGAACCTGCGGCAGAGGGAGTTGGCGGGATGAAAGCGCGGAGGGccggcgggcggggagcggggcgggcgcaCTCACTGGTGGAAGGAGATGCCGCGCTCGCGGCTCCGCCCGGTGTCGCGCGCAGTGCAGCCCAGCGCGGAGCAGCTCCGCGTCAtggccgccgccgctgccgccgcgcccgccgccgcgcgCGCACCACCGCCCGCCCGCCCattggccgccgccgccgcccgcgcgcCCGGCCGCCGCCTCGCCATTGGCCGGCGGGTCCGTCGGACCGCGGCCCCAttgggcgcggcggcggcggcgggagcggggacGGCCGCAGCCaaccgggagcggcggcggcggcggcgcagcCAGTGGCGAGGGGCGATCCTCAGCGCCAATGGGAGCCGCGCCTCCCGCCCCTATTTATagcggggccggcagcgcccgCCGTCTCTCCCGCTGTGCCCCCGCTGAGCCGCGCCATGCGGCCCGggcagcgcccgccccgcgcacGGCGTCTGCCCACCGAGCGGCCGCGGAGTCCGGCGGGAGGCGGCAGCGGAGCTGTGCCCCGGCTGCCGTGAGGAGGTGGGTCCGGGGCTGCCGTCCCCGGCTGTGGAAGCCGGCCGAGCTCCCTTGGGCCGTTCCCCCGCCCTGCGGAGGCCCCTGTCCCGTGATGAGCCTCACTGCTGTTCACATCATGAGCACGCCATGATTACTGCCCTTGAGCTGAGGACAGGCGGCCCCCGCGCTGCTGGCGCTGCGCCCCGGCTCCCCCCGCTCCCACCGCCCCTAACCCGTCTCCCTCTTCCCCAGGGCCGATGGCTGCTCCCGCCCCGAGGAACACGGAGGACACGCGTGGAAGGAGGCGGCTGCACATCCCCACACACACCCTCCGCCACCACCACCGCCACCACCCCCGGTGCCCGTGGCtgcccgccgctcccgccccgtgCCGGGAAGGCgctgccccgccgccgccgccgccgcccggaaGCCGCGGGGCGCGCCCGGAAGGCGGTGGCGGCCGGGAGGCGGTGCCGGGGCTGCCACGTTGGAGCAGTCCGGGGACGGTGAGCGCTGGGGACGCCGAGGTGAGGGCAGGCACGGCGCAATCCTCTGGTTTGCAGCTGTTCTCCTCCGGCTCCCGTCGAAAACGGGGCGAGAGTGGCGGTCCCGCCGGCCGGGCGGGGCGCACCCGGGGCGGGGGAGCCCTCGGGGGCTGAACGGGACCCGAAAGGAGCCGCTGAGGGTGTTGGGCGGCACGGTCCGGGCAGGGTCCTCCCGGGGCTGGGTCTGTTTCGTGGGTTAGGGCAGAGAGGTGCTGTAGGGTGCCTGATGCCTCGGTGCTGTGGGAAGAGGGTTTGCACAGCTGCTGAAGCTTTGCCCACGTTTTCCTGTGTTATGTTCCGCACCCGTCAATTTCCTCTACGTGTCAGTGCTATTCTGCTAATGGAGAGTtgttcctcccctccccctggtGTCCTCTGGAGAGGATGGCCTGGGTGTCTGTCTGAGGGATCTCTTTAGGAAAATGGTCCCTCTGCCGAGCCCTAATGCGGCTCCTGAACCCGTGGCAGTGCAGCCTCACCATGCACCATGTAAGCATCTTGGTCTTGCTTTCCAGCACAATGAAGCTGAAAGAAGTGGACCGTACTGCCATGCAGGCAtggagccctgcccagcagcaccccatTTACCTGGCCACAGGTGAGTTTTTGGGAAGCACGTGCTGGCAGACTTGGGGCTGTGTGCGGTGGCTGCACACCATGAATGAAGGGGTACACCATTATTGAAAGCTGTAGGAGTTACTCTGTGTCCTGGGGGCTGGAGTGGGGTGCATGTTGTGGGGTTTGAGTGGAGTTCTTGAGTTGTGCTGATAAAAGCATGTTTTGCATTCTGCAAGTGACAGCCAGCATCCTCCTCTTTCTGCCAGGGAATGGTGACACCAATCCTAAGCACTAGTCACTTGTGGCTCCTTTGTAACTTTAATCGTGTTCTGTGCATCATCAGGGAGAGGTACTTGCCCAAAGCTTTTTCTGCTCATAGTCATTAAGAAACACCCAAACAAAGAGCCATGGGGAGGAGAGTTGTGTGGAACAACATCTAAGTAACAGAAACAGAAGCCTGACCCCATCTCAGGATCCTTTTTGAAAGGATGATGTTTTTGTTCCCCTTCTTGTGCTGCATTTGCAGTTACTGCTCTGTGTATCATGGCCTTCTCACTGCCAGGCGTGCTTCCTCACAGGTacctcagctcagcagctggatGCGACCTTCAGTACAAGTGCTTCTCTAGAAATATTTGAGTTGGACTTAGCAGACCCTTCACTGGATATGAAGAGCTGTGCCACATTTTCCTCCTCACACAGGTAGGCAGTGTTGTAAGAGAAAAGTACAGGGTGTGGAACTGTTATGTGTGATATGCATAGAAATGTCACTTCATGTGGTTTGGCTGCACTTGTTCAGGAAAGAAGCAGAAGTTCAGCACTGAAAGATGAAGGCAGGTGTGTGCAATTGATGCTGTGGGGCAGCAAGCTTGGACTCTAAGAAAGTAGTTCATGACAGAAACAGAATTGacataaacagaatttttttaagtatatgTGTGGACTCTTTGTCTCAGGAAGCCTCTGGGATTcacaagaaaacagaacaaaatgtgAAATTGTGAAAATATGGTGGCAACTTTTCATATTGCACCATCCTGTTTGTATTTAGGCATTTCAGGGGGACTCCTGTAACATGACAAACTTGGGTTATGTTGTGTGTGTTCATACAGCTGGGAAGCCAAATTCCTGGCTGCACAGCTCCACTTAGCTGTTAGTGCCTTACTGTGTGCTTATCCAGACAAATATTGTTAGCATCAGAGCATCCAGTTCCCATCTCTTGTAGCAGCTCTCTGGCAGAGCTGATGTCAGTATGTCCTACTGACTTGCTCAGAGCACAAGGCAGTGTTGGATCTTTGAGTTTTGTTGTTCTACCTTGTTTTATCTGTGGCTGAGATTCTTCAAGACTTGCTATTTGCTTTCTGAATTTCTAGAAGCACTCCTTAGAGCCAGGATGCAGTGCTCCTTGGAAAGTACCTCCCTTGATCAGCAACACAAGAATTTGACTTTGCCccagaaaatgcattaaaaatgagTTTGAGGGTTACTTGTTTGTTTCTAATTAAAGATTAGATAGCAGTGTATATGTCAGGCtgtattttggttttcagcAAATCATGTCCAGGTGATTAGACCCACAAAAGATAAATCCTTAATTGCCCTCCA
The genomic region above belongs to Molothrus aeneus isolate 106 chromosome 4, BPBGC_Maene_1.0, whole genome shotgun sequence and contains:
- the THAP9 gene encoding DNA transposase THAP9; amino-acid sequence: MTRSCSALGCTARDTGRSRERGISFHQFPVDAAQRREWIRAVNRVDPRSRRAWRPGPGAILCSRHFAEGDFERYGLRRKLRRGAVPSRFLPSEPPGAGRRRSGTPGRALKQPLPSPPAGDHNYSLQGQRAAEPPPPGAPRHQQQPPAAAGRCGPAPRRRSVPSILRELAEKRQLSEEIVSLLQAQFSDLPRELHSWRQMADYSPEMRQFACLLHLYHIKAYDYLRNILPLPHPYSLTNWLSSNEAAAGFSSDIFLRLQEKVERGDQACRCCAVLVQDVSLQKQQEWDPWSKKLSGFADLGAGILDADEAPLASEAIVLMAVGISSPWTAPLGYFLVNSTSGPFLAQLLRQAIHKLNSVGVVVLAVTSGASARGAETARALGIRIDPKRIRCTFQHPPGSAHSIVYFFDVPHALLLIRNALQCFQKVEWLGDTMWWQHVVELAALGEQKVLEPCSAESGRAGSKGSYHLKVNLASLLFSKGVAEALEHLQKLGLASFQSCSGTAKFVRLMSSLCDVFYGRGPYGKEPLLAGNYTKISNLFDEARSCFVNLTDSVGRSIIKSKRKLGFLSLLLNAESLKWLCSNHTCLKGTPSQHLHTHAFSLDPLEQFLRALQQACGSSGSPTCAVFQAAYHKLLASYSLAPGSPPSSGNASPWDVSLSQRRALTLGSIRAQYHPAPGRPLAPEYPYSAGLLLPSSALSNALTDLSLYAQSLTCTAGWVAEQLALDLQCEPCLASLFEADESRLRCRSVLYIKKLGGVSLPSASVHHITSISEQVLNQYGKVGSANNNTKLWHLCLEQKVFQELLGESPLFPTLTKHLFEGELSINNHYTVLVKEITRCYLNVRTHPTQHLNLKYPCGRHELKALKGKHLFPSPLGSCQSSLTHT